The sequence below is a genomic window from Candidatus Babeliales bacterium.
GCGTATAGCAACAATTAAGCTGGTGACATACTCTTTTGATGGAGCCCCAAACCAGGAATACTTTTTGGGCTGTAATGAAAACGAGGACTTGGTTGTAAAGCACCGAAAAAAAGATGATGCAGATATTTTTGATATTACAAAAGATTATGATGGAGTTGAACTTTGGGCCGCCGGCACTTATTTTACTCCTGTTCAACAATGTTTGCTCAGAGAATTACAGATGCTCCCTGCTTCAAATCGCTTAAACCTTTCGCGTGAATGGATAGAGGTTTTTGAAGGTTTGCCAGTCTTGATAAAAGAAAAATATCGAGGCAATATTCAATCCCTTTTACAAAAAGTTTCTGAACCAGTTGAGTCATCAAGCTTGAGTACCGGCACGCTGGTGGCAGCCGCAGTGTTGTGTGGGCTTGTTATTCTTGGTTCTTATGGGTTGAGTTGCTAAGCTTTTAACTGATTTTTGTAACCGGTTTTTTGCTTGTCATCAAAACCTGCACATGATACCCTAGAAACAAATATTATTCACACAAAAACAAGGAATTTTTATGGCTCTGCGCATTTCTTTGCCCATGCGGTTATTGTTGGTAATTGTTGGTGTTCTTCTTTTGGGCAATTTAGTGCCAGTTGCGGCTACGCAGTTCTTTTTTACTATCAGTTTGGTGTTTAAAGAACTTCTTGGCTTTTTGTTACCATTCGTTATTTTTTCATTTGTTCTTTCCGGTATTCTTTCGCTTAAAAGCAGAGCGCCGTTAATTTTGGGCATTTTGATTGCCAGTGTTTTTCTTTCCAACTTTGTTGTTGCACTAGCAACGTATGGGGCGGTGATTTTTTTGGCGCCAAGTTTAATTGGTTCAATGGCTACCGATGTTGTTGGCCAGTGTGCCGTAGTAAAGCCGCTTTTTGCTTTCAACTTGCCAACACTCATTCGTTCAGAGCATGCGCTTTTGTTGGCGCTGGGGCTTGGCATACTTGGTTCATTTAAGCGTTGGCCGCAGGGTGAGCGCATGGTTATGGGCCTGAAAAGTTTTATTGAAAAGTTTTTGCTTAACTATTTTATACCACTGTTGCCGCTTTACGTTGTGGGCTTTTTGCTCAAAATGAATTATGAAGGTGTTTTTGTATCGCTCATTCAGCAGTACAGCGGTGCTTTCATTTTGATTGTTGCTATTCAATTAAGCTTCTTGGCGGTCTATTATTTCTTGGCTGCTCACTGCTCGTGGGACAAGGCGCTGCACGCAATTAAAAACGCATTACCAAGTTATTTGACTGCTTTTGGTACCATGTCGAGCACGGCTACGGTTCCAGTTTCGGTTGAGTGTGCGGTAAAAAACACGCACAACCGCCCGTTGGCGCAAGTTGGTATGCCCATCATGGCCAACGTTCATTTGTTGGGCGACAGCATTAGTACGCCAATTTTGGCAATTATTTCTATGCATCTTTTTTTGGGATACGTGCCAAACTTTACCCAATATTTTGTTTTTGTTCTTTATTTTGGGATTAGCATGTTTGCCGTTTCAGGAATTCCTGGTGGCGGTATTATTGTCATGATTCCTATCTTAAAATCGGTACTGGGCTTTACGCCCTCAATGATCAGTTTAATTACGGCTCTGTATTTGTTGCTCGACTCATTTGGTACTGCTGCCAATGTGATGGGCGATGGGGCATTGATTATGGTCATTAATCGTATTTTGAAAAAATTTGGGATCTCGTCGGAATAATTTTTCGCCGTGTCATTTTTTTTATTGCACGAACAGAGTATTGATTTTTTGTATGAATAATATAAAACCTTACCATCATCAAAATCTTATTTTGTCGTAAAAGTGGCAACGCCCTTCCAGCCAAATTTTTTTTAGAAAAAATGTATGTTGGTAAAAAACAAGTTTGGTTTTTGATAAAAAATAATACAAAAAATATTTAACGTTACTAAATTTTTTTGTTCTTATTTTTTCAAAAATCAGCTTGAAATTTTTTATTGAAAAACATTGAAAAGTAGCGCTGTTACGGCATCTTTTAGATAATTAAAATTTTGTTTGATTGTGTGGGGGTAACCTGCTAGATTATACTCCAGATTTGAAAAGAGAGAATTTTCTTTTTGAAAATGAAAAAAAATAAAAGCAAAAAAAGGGGGGCTCTCGGGGTAGTGAGCCATTACAACCTAAGACCATAAAGTGTGAACGTAAAAATGTTGAAGAAAGGAATAGCATGAGCAGTACCAATGGAGTTTTTTCTGATTCGGTAAAAAGACAAGGAGACCTCCTTTTAGATGCATTCAACTTTCGTGTGGGCAAACGCAAGGGCGAAGATGTTGCTTTTGATCGTCTTAAAATTGAACAGGCAATTCGACGTTGCTGTGCCGAGTGCTTGCAAGATGTTTCAGTTGATTTGATTGTTGAAGAGTTGATGCGCAATATTTACGATGGCATTCCAACAAAAGATTTGGAACGAGCGTTAATTTTGGCGGCAGTAGCACTCATGGAGCGTGATCCTGCGTACGATGTTTTGGCAGCACGTCTTTTTTTACAACGGATTTATAAAGAAATTATTGGTATTTCGGTTACCGAGCATACCATTGCGCAGCTCTATCAAGACCAGTTTATTATTGGCATTAAAAAAGGAATTGAAGCGGGTCGCTTAAACCCAAGATTGGCCGACTTTCCGCTTGAAGAGTTGGCAAAAAAAATGGTTATTGAGCGCGACAATTTGTTTCGCTACATGGGTATTGCAACGCTTTACGAACGCTATTTTTTGAAAGCAGAAAAGACCGTTTTAGAATTGCCGCAAGCATTTTGGATGCGTGTAGCTATGGGCTTGGCGCTTAACGAAAAAGATCAGTTAAATAAAACGGTAGAGTTTTATAACGTTCTTTCAACGTTGCGTTATGTTTCTAGTACGCCCACCCTTTTTCATGCTGCCATGGTGCATGCGCAGCTCAGCTCATGCTATCTTACGTACGTTGACGATGACTTGAATCACATTTTTAAATGCCTGCGCGACAATGCCAACCTTTCAAAATTTTCTGGTGGCATTGGCAACGACTGGACACAGTTGCGTGCAGCAGGTACGCCAATTAAAAGTATTAACGCAGACAGCCAGGGGCTTATACCGTTTTTGCGCATTGCCAACGACGTGGTTTCGGCAATTAACCGCAGTGGTAACCGCCGTGGTGCAACGTGTGCGTATCTTGAAGTGTGGCATTTGGACTATGAAGATTTCTTAGATTTGCGCCGCAACACGGGCGATGAACGCCGTCGCACGCACGACATGAATACTGCAAGTTGGATTCCAGATTTGTTTATGAAGCGTGTGCTGAGTGATGGCGATTGGACTTTTTTCTCTCCTCACGAAACGCCAGATTTGCATGGATTGTACGGTAAGAAATTTGAAGAGCGTTATGCACACTACGAATTGATGGCACTTCAAGGTAAAATTGAATTTTTTAAAGTAGTCAAAGCGCAACAATTGTGGCGCAAGATGCTCACGCGATTGTTTGAAACAGGACATCCGTGGGTAACGTTTAAAGATGCGTGCAACGTTCGTTCGCCGCAAGATCATGCCGGTGTGGTGCATTCATCAAATTTGTGTACTGAAATTACGCTCAATACCTCGCGTGAAGAAACAGCCGTGTGTAACATTGGCTCAGTAAATCTTGGCCGCCACGTTTTTGATGGTAAAATTGACGATGAGTTGTTGGCTCAAACTATTGAAACGTCAATTCGTATGTTGGACAATGTGATTGATATTAACTTTTATCCAACATCTGAAGCAAAAGCGAGTAACATGCGCCACCGACCAATTGGCATTGGCGTGATGGGTTTTCAAGATGCGCTCTTTAAAATGGATCTTTCTTTTGAAGATGAGCGTACGTTGCAGCTGGCAGACGAGTTGCAAGAAAAGGTCTCATACCACTCAATTAAAACGTCGGCATTGTTGGCACAAGAGCGCGGTGCGTATGAATCATTTAAAGGTTCAAAGTGGGACCGCAATATTTTCCCTGTTGATACATTAGATTTGCTTGAGCAAGAGCGTGGTATGCCTATTGATACACCACGCACGTGCAGTATGGATTGGGCACCAGTGCGTGCATTGGTACAAGAGCATGGTATGCGCAACTCTAATTTAATGGCTATTGCACCAACAGCTACCATTTCCAATATTGTTGGCTGTTTCCCGTCAATTGAACCGATTTACAAAAATATGTACGTTAAGGCAAACTTGAACGGTGAGTTTACCGTGATCAACCATTATTTGGTGCATGACCTGAAAAAAGCTGGCTTGTGGAGCAAAGAAATGGCCGACAAGATCAAATACTTTGATGGCAGCGTGCAAATGATTGAAGAGATTCCAACTGCGCTAAAAAATAAATATAAAGAAGCATTTGAAATTAACCAAGAATGGTTGGTCAAATTGGCAGCTCGACGTGCAAAATGGATAGATCAAAGTCAGTCACTCAACATTTTTGTGGTTGGCGCTTCGGGCAAAAAGCTTAATGATTTGTATTTTGCTGGTTGGCAAACGGGTGTTAAAACGTTTTATTACTTGCGTACCATGGCGGCTAGTCAAATTGAAAAATCTACGCTTGATGCAAAAACATTTGGCTTTACGCAAAAGCGTCAGTACGATAGCAATGCTGGTCAAAGTGGAGCTGCTCACGTGAACGTGCCAGCAACCGACGCAGCTGCGTGCAACATTGACGATCTTTCATGTGAGTCGTGCCAGTAGCTTATAAAACTTAACAAAAGAGGATAGAAATTATGCAAGGAGCACGTATGGCAAAAAGAAACACTATTTTATCAAACAGTGAGTCAACTGATCCAAATAAAATATTGCCGATGAGATACATGTGGGCGCGTCAACATTATAAAGATGGCATTGCCAATACTTGGACACCTGAAGAAGTGTCTATGCAAAAGGATATTGAGCAATGGAAATCCTCGTCAGTTTTAAATGACGACGAACGCCGCTTGATTTTGTGGAACCTTGGATTTTTTGCAACTGCAGAATCATTAACCGCAAACAACATTGTTTTGGCCGTGTATCGTCATGTGGCAAATCCAGAATGCCGACAATATTTGTTGCGCCAAGCGTTTGAAGAAGCGGTGCATACGGATACCTTTATTTATTGTTGCGATTCGCTTGGTCTTGATCCTGACTACATTTATAATATGTACAACACTATTCCATCGATTAAGCAAAAGGATGAATTTGTGGTCAACATGACCACCACTATTTTGGACCCAGGCTTTAAAATTGATGGTCCAGAAAGTATTCAACGTTTCTTGTTGGATTTAGTTGGTTTTTATGTGATTATGGAAGGCATATTTTTTTATGCTGGTTTTGCTATGATGCTTGCACTTAGACGCCAACAAAAAATGACTGGCGTTGGTGAGCAATTTGAATACATTATGCGCGACGAAAGTTTGCATTTAGCTTTTGGGTGCGATTTAATTAATACCATTAAAGTTGAGCATCCTGAAGCGTGGGACAAAGCATTTCAAGACAAAGTGGTAAGTTTAATTGAACAAGCAGTTGAGCTTGAAAAGAATTATGCTTACGATGCTTGTCCGCGTGGCTTGTTGGGCATTAACGCACAACAATTTTGCAATTATGTTGAACACATGGCAGACCGTCGCTTAGAGCGTCTTGGCTTGCCAAAAGTATACAATCAAGACAATCCATTTCCATGGATGGGTCAGGCAACCGACCTTTCCAAGGAAAAGAATTTTTTTGAAACACGCGTTACGGAATACCAATCCGCCGGCTCTCTAAGCTGGGATTAATAAAAACGAAGGGGCTTACCGCAAGGTAGGCCTCTTTTATTTTGTGGGGAAAAAAATGGACATGAAGATTGGTCGTTATCTGGTGAATGTTCCTAATCCCGAAAAAATATGGTTTCCACAAAGCAAGATAACAAAAGGCGATATCGTTGCGTACTATCCTGATATAGCGCCGTACATGTTGCCATTTATCAAAGACCGTGCACTAACGATGCATCGCTTCCCCAATGGTATTGATCATGAAGGTTTTTATCAAAAAAATATCGGCGAGCATTTTCCTAGTTGGGTTGCTTCAAAAAAAATAAAAAACAGAGAAGCTGGTTACACAACGTACGTTGTGTGTAACAATGCTGCCTCACTTGCGTATCTTGCAACACAAGCAAGCATTACGCCGCATTTGTGGCTGAGTAAAGTTGATAAACTTAATTATCCTGATCGTATGATTTTTGATTTAGATCCGTTTGATGATGATTTTGCAACCGTGCGCTGGACAGCTCTGGAACTCAAAAAGCTATTGCAAGAGATTGGTATGCCCACATTTGTTATGACAACTGGCTCGCGGGGTCTGCATGTGGTAGTGCCGCTCAAGCGCGTTGCAACATTTGATGTGGTGCGCGAATACGCGCGTTCTATTGCCACGCTTTTGGTTGACCGTTATCCAAAAAAATTAACGATTAATGCACGTAAAGAATCTCGTGGGCGCAGATTACTGATCGACTGCATGCGCAATTCGTATGGTGCTACCGCTGTCGCACCTTATGCCGTGCGCGCCATTGAAAAAGCTCCCGTGGCAACACCCATTTTTTGGGAAGAGCTGGCACGTATAACGCCGCAGCGTTTTACCATTAAAACTATTTTTAAACGATTGTTGCAAAAAGAAGATCCTTGGCAAACACTCAATAACGTTGCGTCGGTATTAAAACCGTTGTCATAATGTTGGGAGTATATGCACATACGACAAAGCTGGGTAATGGTGGGTCTCTTGTTACTGGTGGGTGTGGCAATGGTTTCAAAAACGGGTTTGAAAAAATACCAGCAGCGGCGCAATCTTAAAGAATCTGGTGAGCCGGCAGCGCGCAAAAAGTCGTCTGCAAAAAGTCTTATCTTTGTTATTCAAAAACATGCTTCAAGCCATTTGCACTACGATTTTCGTTTGGAAATTGATGGCGTGTTAAAGTCGTGGGCTGTTCCAAAAGGCCCTTCTCTTGACCCGCGCGTAAAGCGCTTGGCACTACCCACTGACGATCATCCGTACGACTATGCAACGTTTGAAGGCGTAATTCCTGAGGGAAATTATGGCGCTGGTACCGTAATGGTGTGGGACAAAGGAACGTACAAAAACATCAAAGAAAAAGATGGCACGCTGGTGCCGCTGAGCACGTGCTATGACAATGGCCATCTCGAATTTTTCTTGAAAGGTAAAAAACTTAAAGGTGCGTTTACGCTGGTGCGCACGGGCGAGGGCAACGGTGAGCGCTGGTTGCTGATCAAAATGCGTGATGAGTATGCTGATGCACGACGCAATCCGGTCAGTTCAGAGCCTGATTCTGCCAAAACAGGGCGTAGTATGAAAGAGATTGAGCAAGTTGGTTGAGGTGGTTATATGAAATTTTTTGTTTGTTGTTTTTCTTTGCTTTTTTTTATTGGGCAAGTGCAAGCGGCTGATGAAGATTTTGAGCAAGAACTAACATCTT
It includes:
- a CDS encoding dicarboxylate/amino acid:cation symporter; translation: MALRISLPMRLLLVIVGVLLLGNLVPVAATQFFFTISLVFKELLGFLLPFVIFSFVLSGILSLKSRAPLILGILIASVFLSNFVVALATYGAVIFLAPSLIGSMATDVVGQCAVVKPLFAFNLPTLIRSEHALLLALGLGILGSFKRWPQGERMVMGLKSFIEKFLLNYFIPLLPLYVVGFLLKMNYEGVFVSLIQQYSGAFILIVAIQLSFLAVYYFLAAHCSWDKALHAIKNALPSYLTAFGTMSSTATVPVSVECAVKNTHNRPLAQVGMPIMANVHLLGDSISTPILAIISMHLFLGYVPNFTQYFVFVLYFGISMFAVSGIPGGGIIVMIPILKSVLGFTPSMISLITALYLLLDSFGTAANVMGDGALIMVINRILKKFGISSE
- a CDS encoding ribonucleoside-diphosphate reductase subunit alpha, whose translation is MSSTNGVFSDSVKRQGDLLLDAFNFRVGKRKGEDVAFDRLKIEQAIRRCCAECLQDVSVDLIVEELMRNIYDGIPTKDLERALILAAVALMERDPAYDVLAARLFLQRIYKEIIGISVTEHTIAQLYQDQFIIGIKKGIEAGRLNPRLADFPLEELAKKMVIERDNLFRYMGIATLYERYFLKAEKTVLELPQAFWMRVAMGLALNEKDQLNKTVEFYNVLSTLRYVSSTPTLFHAAMVHAQLSSCYLTYVDDDLNHIFKCLRDNANLSKFSGGIGNDWTQLRAAGTPIKSINADSQGLIPFLRIANDVVSAINRSGNRRGATCAYLEVWHLDYEDFLDLRRNTGDERRRTHDMNTASWIPDLFMKRVLSDGDWTFFSPHETPDLHGLYGKKFEERYAHYELMALQGKIEFFKVVKAQQLWRKMLTRLFETGHPWVTFKDACNVRSPQDHAGVVHSSNLCTEITLNTSREETAVCNIGSVNLGRHVFDGKIDDELLAQTIETSIRMLDNVIDINFYPTSEAKASNMRHRPIGIGVMGFQDALFKMDLSFEDERTLQLADELQEKVSYHSIKTSALLAQERGAYESFKGSKWDRNIFPVDTLDLLEQERGMPIDTPRTCSMDWAPVRALVQEHGMRNSNLMAIAPTATISNIVGCFPSIEPIYKNMYVKANLNGEFTVINHYLVHDLKKAGLWSKEMADKIKYFDGSVQMIEEIPTALKNKYKEAFEINQEWLVKLAARRAKWIDQSQSLNIFVVGASGKKLNDLYFAGWQTGVKTFYYLRTMAASQIEKSTLDAKTFGFTQKRQYDSNAGQSGAAHVNVPATDAAACNIDDLSCESCQ
- a CDS encoding ribonucleotide-diphosphate reductase subunit beta, producing the protein MAKRNTILSNSESTDPNKILPMRYMWARQHYKDGIANTWTPEEVSMQKDIEQWKSSSVLNDDERRLILWNLGFFATAESLTANNIVLAVYRHVANPECRQYLLRQAFEEAVHTDTFIYCCDSLGLDPDYIYNMYNTIPSIKQKDEFVVNMTTTILDPGFKIDGPESIQRFLLDLVGFYVIMEGIFFYAGFAMMLALRRQQKMTGVGEQFEYIMRDESLHLAFGCDLINTIKVEHPEAWDKAFQDKVVSLIEQAVELEKNYAYDACPRGLLGINAQQFCNYVEHMADRRLERLGLPKVYNQDNPFPWMGQATDLSKEKNFFETRVTEYQSAGSLSWD
- the ligD gene encoding non-homologous end-joining DNA ligase: MKIGRYLVNVPNPEKIWFPQSKITKGDIVAYYPDIAPYMLPFIKDRALTMHRFPNGIDHEGFYQKNIGEHFPSWVASKKIKNREAGYTTYVVCNNAASLAYLATQASITPHLWLSKVDKLNYPDRMIFDLDPFDDDFATVRWTALELKKLLQEIGMPTFVMTTGSRGLHVVVPLKRVATFDVVREYARSIATLLVDRYPKKLTINARKESRGRRLLIDCMRNSYGATAVAPYAVRAIEKAPVATPIFWEELARITPQRFTIKTIFKRLLQKEDPWQTLNNVASVLKPLS